One region of Sphingomonas abietis genomic DNA includes:
- the mraY gene encoding phospho-N-acetylmuramoyl-pentapeptide-transferase — MLYLLADYLGFPHALNLIRYITFRAGAAAFTALFLGLIIGPRFIGWLRVRQGKGQPIRLDGPQTHLAKRGTPTMGGLMILTSLVVSMLLWMDLSNRYTWAVLFVTLGFGAIGFMDDYDKVKKRSHKGVSGKVRLAFEFLIAGIASWLIVTYGNTHLYLPFYNGPVIDLGWFYVPFAAFTIVAFGNAVNLTDGLDGLATMPVIIACLAFFVITYLVGNVKFATYLGIPHIPGAGDLTIICAAIIGAGLAFLWFNAPPAAVFMGDTGSLALGGALGTIAVVSHHEIVLGIVGGLFVVEAMSVIIQVFFYKRTGKRVFKMAPIHHHFEQIGWSEPTVVIRFWIVAFILALAGLATLKLR; from the coding sequence ATGCTGTATCTGCTCGCCGACTATCTCGGCTTTCCCCATGCCCTCAACCTGATCCGGTACATCACCTTCCGGGCGGGGGCGGCGGCGTTCACGGCGCTGTTCCTCGGCCTGATCATCGGGCCGCGGTTCATCGGCTGGCTGCGCGTGCGGCAGGGCAAGGGCCAGCCGATCCGGCTCGACGGCCCGCAGACCCATCTCGCCAAGCGCGGCACGCCGACGATGGGCGGGCTGATGATCCTGACCAGCCTCGTCGTCTCGATGCTGCTGTGGATGGACCTGTCGAACCGCTACACCTGGGCGGTGCTGTTCGTGACGCTCGGTTTCGGCGCGATCGGCTTCATGGACGATTACGACAAGGTCAAGAAGCGCAGCCACAAGGGCGTCTCCGGCAAGGTGCGGCTGGCCTTCGAGTTCCTGATCGCGGGCATCGCGAGCTGGCTGATCGTCACCTATGGCAACACTCACCTCTATCTGCCCTTCTATAACGGGCCGGTGATCGATCTCGGCTGGTTCTACGTGCCCTTCGCGGCCTTCACCATCGTCGCCTTCGGCAATGCGGTGAACCTCACCGACGGGCTGGATGGCTTGGCGACGATGCCGGTGATCATCGCCTGCCTCGCCTTTTTCGTGATCACCTATCTGGTCGGCAACGTGAAGTTCGCGACCTATCTCGGCATTCCGCATATTCCCGGCGCGGGCGATCTGACCATCATCTGCGCGGCGATCATCGGCGCGGGGCTGGCCTTCCTGTGGTTCAACGCCCCGCCGGCCGCCGTGTTCATGGGCGATACCGGCAGCCTTGCGTTGGGCGGCGCGCTCGGCACGATCGCGGTCGTCTCGCACCATGAGATCGTGCTGGGCATCGTCGGCGGCCTGTTCGTGGTCGAGGCGATGAGCGTGATCATCCAGGTGTTCTTCTACAAGCGCACCGGCAAGCGCGTCTTCAAGATGGCGCCGATCCACCATCATTTCGAGCAGATCGGCTGGTCCGAGCCGACGGTGGTGATCCGCTTCTGGATCGTCGCCTTCATCCTCGCGCTGGCGGGCCTCGCCACCCTGAAGCTGCGGTGA
- a CDS encoding UDP-N-acetylmuramoyl-tripeptide--D-alanyl-D-alanine ligase, with product MKALWTSAEIAAAVGGTASADFPVSGVAYDSREVGPGDLFVALTGESTDGHRFVAQAFRQGAAGAIVSMPVEGPHILVADTTAALNALGAASRARTGARIIGVTGSVGKTGTKEALFAALDRAVPGKAHRSVKSYNNHVGVPLSLSRMPAETRFGVFEMGMNHAGELDALTRLVRPHVALVTAIAPAHSAFFSGEEAIADAKGEIFRGLEPGGTAIIPYDSPHRDRLIAAAEPHAAHILTFGRNKGADVRANEAVRGIAGTLVNATLPAGQLTFTIGLPGEHWVSNALAVLAAVEAAGGDLAAAGLALAEMAGLPGRGARRAIRLADGEALLIDESYNANPASMAATIRELGQEKATRRIALLGEMRELGEGSAGYHRALAQPLIDAGAGPVILVGEGMAPLAESLAGHAQVEHVPDAATAQGLLEQMLRPGDAVLVKGSNAIGLARVVQALAGEFA from the coding sequence ATGAAGGCCTTGTGGACCTCCGCCGAGATCGCCGCCGCCGTCGGCGGCACCGCCTCGGCCGACTTTCCGGTCTCGGGCGTCGCCTATGATTCGCGTGAGGTCGGCCCCGGCGACCTGTTCGTCGCGCTGACCGGCGAGAGCACCGACGGGCATCGCTTCGTCGCGCAGGCATTCCGGCAGGGCGCGGCGGGCGCGATCGTGTCGATGCCGGTCGAGGGGCCGCATATTCTCGTCGCGGATACCACCGCCGCGCTCAACGCGCTGGGCGCGGCGTCGCGGGCCCGCACCGGGGCGAGGATCATCGGCGTCACCGGATCGGTCGGCAAGACCGGCACCAAGGAGGCGCTGTTCGCCGCGCTCGATCGCGCCGTGCCGGGCAAGGCGCATCGTTCGGTGAAGAGCTACAACAACCATGTCGGCGTGCCGCTCAGCCTGTCGCGAATGCCGGCGGAGACGCGCTTCGGCGTGTTCGAGATGGGGATGAACCACGCCGGCGAACTGGATGCGCTGACCCGGCTGGTCCGCCCGCATGTCGCGCTGGTGACGGCGATCGCGCCGGCCCATTCGGCGTTCTTCTCCGGCGAGGAGGCGATTGCGGACGCCAAGGGCGAGATTTTCCGGGGTCTCGAACCCGGTGGCACCGCGATCATTCCCTATGACAGTCCGCATCGTGATCGGCTGATCGCTGCGGCCGAACCCCATGCCGCCCATATCCTGACCTTCGGGCGCAACAAGGGGGCGGACGTGCGGGCGAATGAGGCGGTGCGCGGTATCGCCGGCACGCTGGTCAACGCGACGCTGCCCGCCGGCCAGCTGACCTTCACCATCGGGTTGCCCGGCGAGCATTGGGTATCCAACGCGCTCGCCGTGCTGGCGGCGGTGGAAGCGGCGGGAGGCGACCTCGCTGCCGCTGGCCTCGCGCTGGCCGAGATGGCGGGTCTGCCCGGCCGCGGCGCGCGCCGCGCGATCCGTCTTGCCGATGGCGAGGCGCTGCTGATCGACGAAAGCTACAATGCCAACCCGGCCTCGATGGCCGCGACCATCCGCGAACTGGGGCAGGAGAAAGCGACGCGCCGGATCGCGCTGCTCGGCGAGATGCGCGAACTGGGCGAGGGATCGGCCGGCTATCATCGCGCGCTCGCCCAGCCGCTGATCGATGCGGGCGCCGGGCCGGTCATCCTCGTCGGTGAAGGGATGGCGCCGCTGGCGGAATCGCTTGCGGGCCATGCCCAAGTCGAGCATGTGCCCGACGCCGCGACCGCGCAGGGGCTGCTGGAGCAGATGCTCCGCCCCGGCGACGCGGTGCTCGTCAAGGGTTCCAACGCCATAGGGCTCGCCCGCGTCGTCCAGGCGCTGGCGGGAGAGTTCGCCTAA